DNA from Thermomicrobium roseum DSM 5159:
TCGTCAAACTGATGCCACCCGGTGACTACCCGGTCATCGCCTGGGGTGGCGCGAGCGAGTACCGCGGCAGCCCCAGCGGCACGCGCACCGTGACCCGTTACCCAGTCGAGCAGCCCGCCGACTGGCCGACCATCCGCCCGCTCCCGGTTGACCTCGGCCCGTTCCGCACCGTGAACGAGGCAGCTCGCCTGGTCGCCCGCGAACTCGGCGGCGCGGTCCCCGTGCTCCAGACTGTCTTCAGCCCGCTCACTGTCGCCTACAAACTCTCCGCTGGGCGCGTGCTGCACGACCTCGTCGAGCACCCGGCACTGGTCGAAGAAGCGCTGGCCGCCATCACCGAGACGATGCGCGCGCTCGTGCACGCCGCGCTGGCTGCCGGCGCGGATGGTCTCTTCTTCGCCACCCAGTGCGCGACCGCCGATCTGACCGATCCGGCCACCTACGCCCGCTGGGGACGCCCCGGAGACCTGGCTGTCCTGGAAGCCGCCGCTGGCGCGCCGTTCCTGCTCCTGCACATCCACGGCCCAGCGCCGCACTTCGACCTCCTCGCCGACTACCCGGTGCACGTCCTCAACTGGCACGACCGGCGGGCCGGCCCGAGCCTGGCCGAGGGAGAGCAGCGCAGTGGCCGGTGCGTGGCTGGCGGACTGGACGAGACCACGATCGCGACGCTCGCACCGAAAGCGGTCGCCGCGCAAGCGCGGGACGCGATCGCCCAGTTGAAGGGGCGTCACCTCATGGTCACGCCGGGCTGCGTCATCCCGATCGCCACCCCGGACGCCAACGTGGCGGCAGCGGTCGCCGCTGTGCGGTCCAACGGCGAGAGGTCGCAACGGAGCTGATACCGGCGATGACCCTCTTCGCGACTCCACCCGATCCGCGCATCGTCCGCCCGACCGCTCCGCACCGCGCGACGCTCGCCCAGCGGCTCGCCGGGGCCGTCACGGGGCCCGACCAGCGTGTGCGCGACCTGCTCGAGGCGTGGTTCGCCCGCTTGCCTGGCCCGGCACAGACCGACGTGCGCAGCCGCCTGTGGGAGCGTGATCGCCGACTCGCCCTGGCCGCCTTTTGGGAACTCTACCTGCACGAGCTGCTCACCCGGCTCGGCTACCGACTGGTCCCGCATCCCACCGTGCCGGGGGCCGGCGCCCGCCCGGATTTCCTGGCTACGCGCGACCAGGAAGCGTTCTACCTGGAAGCGCTGATCCATGGCCCGCCCACCGGAGCGTGGCGGGCCGAGCGGCGCCTCTATCCCATCCTGGACGTCCTGCACGAAGTCCAGCGCGAACCGTTCGTCGTCACGCTGGCGCAGGCTACCTGTGGGCACGGCACGCCGCCGCTGCGCGCGCTCCGCTCGGAACTCGTCCGCTGGTTGGACTCGCTGAGTGCAGCGACCACCGATGCGACGCTCTCCTGGCAGCGGGGTAGCTGGTCGCTCCAGTTCCGTGCCCGCCGCGCCGGCAGCGAGCGCGCCGACGAGCCGGTCGAGCCGGCACCCCCGCCGCTCCCGCTGCGCACGCTCTCGAGCAAAGTCCAGGCCAAAGCACGGCGGTACCGCGTCTTCGACCACCCCCTGCTCCTGGCCCTCGCCACGTCCCAGGCCTTGCCGGAGTCGACCTCCCAGGAGCTGGCGAGCCGACTCGTCGGGCAGCTGCCCGACCCAGCCGTCGGCATCCTCCTGGCAGCCGGACTCGACCCCTGGACGATCGCCTCCACGCCGCTGCTGGTCGCCTGGCGCGCTGAAGCGATCGCCCCACTGCGACCGTTCCTGGCCACGCTCGAAGAGGCCGGCGGCCGACGCCGCACCGCCACCATGCTGCAGCTGGACGCCCCCTGGCGCCTCTTCGGGCTCTGGCCGACCTGGCCACACGATCCGCCCGGTGGAAACGAGTGACCCCGTCTCACCCGGCCAGCGCGTCAGGCACGCACGACGCGCAGCGTGGCCAGCGTCGGGTCGCTGGCACCGTTGAACCGCATCCCGGCCGCGCGCCCGGCCTGGAGGAACTCGACGACCTCCGGCCTGACCACCTCGCCCGGGGCCAGCACCGGGATCCCTGGCGGATACGGGGTGACCGGCTCGGC
Protein-coding regions in this window:
- a CDS encoding uroporphyrinogen decarboxylase family protein; the encoded protein is MPKASEHWERIEAAIAGESVDHPPVSLWRHFPEEDQDAATLARVTLAWQRRFAFDFVKLMPPGDYPVIAWGGASEYRGSPSGTRTVTRYPVEQPADWPTIRPLPVDLGPFRTVNEAARLVARELGGAVPVLQTVFSPLTVAYKLSAGRVLHDLVEHPALVEEALAAITETMRALVHAALAAGADGLFFATQCATADLTDPATYARWGRPGDLAVLEAAAGAPFLLLHIHGPAPHFDLLADYPVHVLNWHDRRAGPSLAEGEQRSGRCVAGGLDETTIATLAPKAVAAQARDAIAQLKGRHLMVTPGCVIPIATPDANVAAAVAAVRSNGERSQRS